In Temnothorax longispinosus isolate EJ_2023e chromosome 2, Tlon_JGU_v1, whole genome shotgun sequence, one DNA window encodes the following:
- the LOC139807935 gene encoding uncharacterized protein codes for MELGLSNTLLAGDPRLIDHIVGEVKSQGIFDQFRKECIADVDTKPAYQNLRTRVEGSVNSFLSKQVWKPDLNKNQLRETLRKHIHDAPYLDAGVERIVDQVVNPKVYSVFMSQIEDVVYKFLGIERPKAKEKNGGCGLKDLLPKDLDPVSPESDKNSLKDESLESLDINDINDFDRKQDEKVDEQRPQDEETYRDKNRASSENGHISLEEKTSDDAYKILSKNGSNSNLNTSAKSDDKVDEEEEEVSPTFEPIDIMNLNESNISNDSHLSGISELTSHRSRSPDFSNELSRDNFEYSNQDSQLSKVSSDSRLSIVTDFGSSNHALTPVHDSSRDETTKDKYEAKSSKDNFKAIREDSSKNKTTKSSFDFVKGKDVQDYKDTKDFKSTKSVSSKENSRDAADSSIKDKYDHKSKEKSKDSESTKLLKSTKEKSTSKDVKYYKDKSNERKRSSSEKYDKHSSEKYDKHSKSKPKDKIDQARESSDKIKDISENSKDNKLKDEKLKEMERKDKDNVNKEVKDLKDMYKEKIKKIIELREKIELTEKEKLNKDKDVKLIKDTKDRKDPLKDKKSNKKEHKSSSSSSSSSKNPSISYHESRSSKTSEKIADGKDKRSDSKDKAKRDEKRLSKDSKGKSHYSSKSDLSDKSDKSDSKKISKNEKEDKGGKVDAKKDVKASGEKTTNSKKDAKSHLQQGKNSDRVEKSDRKESKTDGPSKDKKRREDKKSKTKDDHSSLRKNSNDRRSTDRDGSNGSNNKTLPPSNSNSNVTSTKSGTSNLTKDNHVSNSSSETSDSIEETQVSDSKTSHQSNCKLSQKISSQLPTNEKSHSKMETDNSNEAYDRQEEKEKEEEKSANPCDTNLPLKKRLLPDKDGEPSPDVKLKKPKFAKNIHEAKKLMKIRKQMEKQKLKEGKKVEKKVAQEADQASQSNMKNNLDNLEGVPDDERVQIIEIPDEEYEEPYPEKHEPRLMLDERSIIMPGAESCANDLLKELCTRQSSSGVVSDVPLSEPQATQDSDGKHKDLHVEGKEDSQASKETHKDDSEEASKNETKRTILDEEKSLQAKSRVSQELGEAAASEKSESLSHNENKNVKQSTEVNTATRDCNRAETQDDNEERKNDVTLEIPDDNKESLDEKQIETRTSSKADTIESHADCMGNKSSSSAINEDNEDCRYFKTDNEKSERFSNFLESLELVENSSLEDIIESLGGKVVSSIPKSMAPPLPKSRKRSSSPLSDILMNNSDNNNDGHKQKLSSLPNENAVHNVKKRKFTKKPRFSNLCNTQGISNGENFVMPLSPDSDVSATSDKTASSNVIKEEKSRIRTSHQRYSSDDLYKPRPLFSSSSRRSRRANQA; via the exons ATGGAGTTAGGCCTGTCCAACACGCTGCTGGCTGGTGATCCACGATTGATCGATCACATAGTGGGCGAAGTTAAGTCCCAAGGTATTTTCGATCAGTTCCGGAAGGAATGCATCGCCGATGTCGATACGAAG CCTGCGTATCAAAATCTGAGGACAAGGGTTGAAGGTTCCGTAAACTCTTTTCTTAGTAAGCAAGTATGGAAACCAGATTTGAACAAGAATCAGCTCAGGGAAACTTTGCGCAAGCACATACACGACGCACCGTATCTAGATGCTGGCGTGGAGCGGATAGTGGATCAAGTGGTGAATCCCAAGGTCTATTCGGTTTTTATGTCACAGATAGAGGATGTAGTGTACAAATTTCTGGGTATAGAGAGGCCAAAGGCGAAAGAGAAGAACGGTGGTTGCGGTCTTAAAGATTTGTTGCCTAAAGATTTGGATCCGGTCTCGCCCGAGTCCGACAAGAACAGCTTGAAGGACGAATCTCTCGAATCCTTAGATATAAACGACATAAATGATTTTGACAGAAAGCAGGATGAGAAAGTCGACGAGCAGAGGCCACAAGACGAGGAGACGTACAGAGATAAAAACAGAGCTAGTTCTGAAAACGGGCACATTTCCTTGGAGGAGAAAACATCGGACGATGCCTATAAAATTCTAAGTAAGAATGGAAGTAATTCAAACTTAAACACATCTGCGAAATCGGATGATAAAGTggacgaggaagaggaagaggtcAGTCCAACGTTTGAGCCTATTGATATCATGAACTTAAATGAATCCAACATTTCCAACGATTCTCATTTGTCGGGAATATCGGAATTAACGAGTCACAGATCTAGAAGCCCAGATTTTTCGAACGAATTGTCGCGGGATAACTTCGAGTATAGCAATCAAGATTCTCAACTCAGCAAAGTTTCCTCGGATTCCCGGTTGTCGATAGTGACGGACTTCGGTTCCTCTAATCACGCTTTAACACCGGTACATGATTCATCCAGAGATGAAACAACGAAGGACAAGTACGAGGCTAAAAGCAGTAAGGATAATTTCAAGGCGATCAGAGAGGATTCGTCTAAGAACAAGACGACTAAGAGCAGTTTTGACTTTGTTAAAGGTAAAGATGTGCAAGATTATAAAGATACGAAAGATTTCAAGAGTACTAAAAGTGTATCTTCTAAAGAAAATTCTCGCGACGCCGCGGATAGTAGTATTAAAGATAAGTATGATCATAAGAGCAAAGAGAAGAGCAAGGATAGCGAGTCCACCAAATTGTTGAAAAGCACAAAGGAAAAATCTACCAGTAAggatgtaaaatattacaaagataaaagtaacgagagaaagagatcgaGTAGTGAGAAATATGATAAACACAGCAGTGAGAAGTACGACAAACACAGTAAAAGTAAAcctaaagataaaattgaccAGGCGAGAGAAAGTTCTGACAAAATTAAAGACATTTCAGAAAATTCGAAGGATAACAAACTCAAAGACGAGAAGCTCAAGGAAATGGAGAGGAAAGATAAGGATAACGTTAATAAAGAAGTGAAAGATTTGAAAGATAtgtacaaagaaaaaattaaaaaaattatagaacttcgggaaaagatagaattgacggagaaagaaaaattaaataaggaTAAAGATGTTAAACTTATTAAAGATACTAAGGACAGAAAGGATCCtcttaaagataaaaaatcaaataagaaAGAGCACAAAagttcgtcgtcgtcgtcatcgtcatcgaaAAATCCTTCTATAAGTTATCACGAAAGTAGAAGCAGCAAAACGTCGGAAAAGATTGCGGATGGAAAAGATAAACGATCTGATTCAAAAGACAAAGCAAAACGAGATGAGAAGCGATTGTCGAAAGATAGTAAAGGTAAAAGTCATTACAGTAGCAAATCAGATTTATCGGACAAATCTGACAAGTCAGATTCGAAGAAGATTTCCAAGAATGAGAAAGAAGATAAGGGCGGGAAGGTGGACGCGAAAAAGGATGTCAAGGCGAGCGGCGAGAAAACGACGAACAGTAAAAAGGACGCGAAGAGCCACTTGCAACAGGGCAAGAATTCAGATCGCGTCGAGAAGTCGGACAGAAAGGAGTCAAAAACCGACGGTCCGTCCAAGGATAAAAAGCGTAGAGAAGACAAAAAATCCAAGACGAAAGACGATCATTCGAGTTTACGGAAAAACTCGAACGATCGGCGTTCTACCGACAGAGACGGTTCGAACGGCTCGAATAATAAAACCCTACCGCCCAGCAATTCGAATTCTAACGTAACGAGCACCAAGTCGGGTACGTCGAATTTGACGAAGGACAATCATGTAAGTAATTCTAGCAGCGAAACGTCGGATAGTATCGAGGAAACGCAAGTGAGTGATTCGAAGACATCGCATCAGTCGAATTGTaaattatctcagaaaatcAGTTCGCAACTACCGACAAATGAAAAGAGCCATTCGAAGATGGAGACCGATAATAGCAACGAGGCATACGATAGacaggaagaaaaagaaaaagaagaagaaaaaagcgCAAATCCATGTGACACGAACTTGCCGCTGAAGAAGAGGCTGCTGCCGGATAAAGACGGTGAACCGAGTCCTGACGTGAAGCTCAAGAAACCGAAATTCGCGAAAAACATACACGAAGCTAAGAAACTGATGAAAATCAGAAAACAGATGGAGAAGCAGAAACTTAAGGAGGGTAAGAAAGTAGAGAAGAAAGTTGCACAGGAAGCGGATCAAGCGAGTCAATCAAATATGAAGAATAATCTCGATAACCTCGAGGGCGTGCCGGACGACGAACGGGTTCAAATTATAGAGATCCCTGACGAGGAGTACGAAGAACCTTACCCTGAGAAGCACGAGCCCCGTTTAATGTTGGACGAGAGATCGATAATAATGCCAGGAGCCGAGTCTTGTGCAAACGACCTCCTAAAGGAATTGTGTACAAGGCAATCTTCAAGCGGAGTGGTGTCAGATGTGCCATTAAGCGAACCACAGGCTACACAGGATTCTGACGGGAAACATAAAGATTTGCACGTTGAAGGTAAAGAAGATTCGCAAGCCTCTAAAGAGACACATAAGGACGACTCGGAGGAAGCTTCCAAAAATGAGACAAAACGTACGATTCTTGACGAAGAAAAATCTCTACAAGCAAAGTCGCGTGTTTCGCAAGAGCTGGGAGAAGCTGCAGCCTCAGAAAAATCAGAATCTCTGAGCCATAATGAGaataaaaacgtaaaacaATCGACGGAAGTGAATACAGCGACACGGGATTGTAATCGAGCGGAAACACAGGATGATAATGAAGAAAGGAAGAATGATGTTACATTGGAAATACCAGACGATAATAAAGAATCATTGGATGAAAAGCAAATAGAAACGCGTACGTCATCAAAAGCTGACACAATAGAGTCGCATGCCGATTGTATGGGAAATAAATCTTCGTCCTCCGCGATCAACGAGGATAACGAGGATTGCCGTTACTTCAAGACTGACAACGAGAAGTCGGAAAGGTTTTCCAATTTCTTGGAATCTTTAGAACTTGTGGAGAACTCGTCTTTGGAGGATATAATAGAGAGTCTAGGCGGCAAGGTGGTTTCTTCGATACCGAAGTCCATGGCACCGCCGTTGCCGAAATCGCGCAAACGTTCGTCCAGTCCCTTGTCGGACATACTGATGAATAATTCAGACAACAATAATGACGGTCATAAGCAAAAATTGTCGTCCTTGCCCAACGAAAACGCGGTACATAACGTTAAGAAGAGGAAATTCACCAAGAAACCGAGATTCTCAAATTTGTGTAATACCCAAGGGATCTCGAATGGCGAGAACTTCGTCATGCCTCTGAGCCCCGACAGCGACGTGTCCGCGACGAGCGATAAAACGGCGTCGTCTAACGTGATCAAAGAAGAGAAGAG CCGTATTAGGACCAGTCATCAACGATACTCAAGCGATGATTTATATAAACCACGTCCGTTATTTTCAAGTTCTTCTCGTCGAAGCAGACGAGCTAATCAAGCATAG
- the LOC139807943 gene encoding mitoferrin-1 isoform X2 yields MNMDDYESLPTNSVAVHMTAGAVAGIMEHCVMYPFDSVKTRMQALTPGPGGGGGVGEVLSRMIRQEGVLRPIRGVSAVVAGAGPAHALYFSCYECLKEKFKSTRSQFNHLVYGAAGCVATVLHDGVMNPAEVVKQRLQMYNSPYRNVLSCIQHVYQKEGIFAFYRSYTTQLAMNVPFQSIHFISYEFVQSITNPEHAYNPIAHIVSGATAGAIAAAATTPLDVCKTVLNTQQDGVHAQGMIDAFKQVYRFGGVQGYFRGLRARVLFQAPATAICWVIYESFKYALRGKQDDDYSDSELDNGMSGINQNPTLASRSNSFQGAGTTEALTSLEATQI; encoded by the exons ATGAATATGGACGACTACGAGAGCCTGCCGACCAACTCCGTGGCCGTGCACATGACGGCCGGCGCCGTCGCTGGGATCATGGAGCACTGCGTCATGTATCCGTTTGACAGTGTCAAG ACGAGAATGCAGGCATTGACTCCTGGTccaggaggaggaggaggtgtGGGAGAAGTGTTGTCCCGAATGATACGACAAGAAGGTGTATTAAGGCCAATTAGAGGTGTCAGCGCAGTGGTTGCCGGTGCCGGTCCTGCGCATGCTTTATACTTTTCTTGCTACGAGTGTCTTAAAGAAAAGTTCAAGAGTACGAGATCTCAGTTCAATCATCTTGTCTACGGGGCGGCTGGTTGCGTAGCAACAGTTCTGCATGACGGTGTCATGAACCCAGCGGAAG TGGTTAAACAACGATTGCAGATGTACAATTCCCCTTATAGGAATGTGTTGAGTTGTATACAACACGTGTATCAGAAAGAAGGGATATTTGCATTCTACAGGAGTTACACGACTCAATTGGCTATGAATGTGCCTTTTCAGAGTATTCATTTTATCTCTTATGAATTCGTGCAATCCATTACAAATCCAGAGCACGCTTACAATCCAATAGCACATATCGTATCTG GTGCAACAGCAGGTGCAATTGCGGCCGCTGCAACAACCCCTCTGGATGTTTGCAAGACAGTGCTGAACACACAGCAGGACGGCGTGCACGCTCAAGGCATGATAGATGCATTTAAACAGGTCTATAGGTTCGGCGGGGTACAGGGATACTTTCGTGGACTACGCGCACGTGTCTTATTCCAAGCACCAGCCACCGCTATCTGTTGGGTGAT ATACGAGTCATTCAAGTATGCATTACGGGGCAAGCAAGATGATGACTATAGCGACTCCGAGCTTGACAACGGTATGAGCGGAATTAATCAGAACCCGACGCTCGCATCAAGATCCAACAGTTTTCAAGGCGCAG GTACAACGGAAGCCCTTACCTCTTTGGAGGCCACCCAGATCTGA
- the LOC139807943 gene encoding mitoferrin-2 isoform X3, whose translation MNMDDYESLPTNSVAVHMTAGAVAGIMEHCVMYPFDSVKTRMQALTPGPGGGGGVGEVLSRMIRQEGVLRPIRGVSAVVAGAGPAHALYFSCYECLKEKFKSTRSQFNHLVYGAAGCVATVLHDGVMNPAEVVKQRLQMYNSPYRNVLSCIQHVYQKEGIFAFYRSYTTQLAMNVPFQSIHFISYEFVQSITNPEHAYNPIAHIVSGATAGAIAAAATTPLDVCKTVLNTQQDGVHAQGMIDAFKQVYRFGGVQGYFRGLRARVLFQAPATAICWVIYESFKYALRGKQDDDYSDSELDNGMSGINQNPTLASRSNSFQGAASSI comes from the exons ATGAATATGGACGACTACGAGAGCCTGCCGACCAACTCCGTGGCCGTGCACATGACGGCCGGCGCCGTCGCTGGGATCATGGAGCACTGCGTCATGTATCCGTTTGACAGTGTCAAG ACGAGAATGCAGGCATTGACTCCTGGTccaggaggaggaggaggtgtGGGAGAAGTGTTGTCCCGAATGATACGACAAGAAGGTGTATTAAGGCCAATTAGAGGTGTCAGCGCAGTGGTTGCCGGTGCCGGTCCTGCGCATGCTTTATACTTTTCTTGCTACGAGTGTCTTAAAGAAAAGTTCAAGAGTACGAGATCTCAGTTCAATCATCTTGTCTACGGGGCGGCTGGTTGCGTAGCAACAGTTCTGCATGACGGTGTCATGAACCCAGCGGAAG TGGTTAAACAACGATTGCAGATGTACAATTCCCCTTATAGGAATGTGTTGAGTTGTATACAACACGTGTATCAGAAAGAAGGGATATTTGCATTCTACAGGAGTTACACGACTCAATTGGCTATGAATGTGCCTTTTCAGAGTATTCATTTTATCTCTTATGAATTCGTGCAATCCATTACAAATCCAGAGCACGCTTACAATCCAATAGCACATATCGTATCTG GTGCAACAGCAGGTGCAATTGCGGCCGCTGCAACAACCCCTCTGGATGTTTGCAAGACAGTGCTGAACACACAGCAGGACGGCGTGCACGCTCAAGGCATGATAGATGCATTTAAACAGGTCTATAGGTTCGGCGGGGTACAGGGATACTTTCGTGGACTACGCGCACGTGTCTTATTCCAAGCACCAGCCACCGCTATCTGTTGGGTGAT ATACGAGTCATTCAAGTATGCATTACGGGGCAAGCAAGATGATGACTATAGCGACTCCGAGCTTGACAACGGTATGAGCGGAATTAATCAGAACCCGACGCTCGCATCAAGATCCAACAGTTTTCAAGGCGCAG CCTCGAGCATATGA
- the LOC139807943 gene encoding mitoferrin-1 isoform X1 has product MNMDDYESLPTNSVAVHMTAGAVAGIMEHCVMYPFDSVKTRMQALTPGPGGGGGVGEVLSRMIRQEGVLRPIRGVSAVVAGAGPAHALYFSCYECLKEKFKSTRSQFNHLVYGAAGCVATVLHDGVMNPAEVVKQRLQMYNSPYRNVLSCIQHVYQKEGIFAFYRSYTTQLAMNVPFQSIHFISYEFVQSITNPEHAYNPIAHIVSGATAGAIAAAATTPLDVCKTVLNTQQDGVHAQGMIDAFKQVYRFGGVQGYFRGLRARVLFQAPATAICWVIYESFKYALRGKQDDDYSDSELDNGMSGINQNPTLASRSNSFQGAGLYFNNHASPPVLLKVTTS; this is encoded by the exons ATGAATATGGACGACTACGAGAGCCTGCCGACCAACTCCGTGGCCGTGCACATGACGGCCGGCGCCGTCGCTGGGATCATGGAGCACTGCGTCATGTATCCGTTTGACAGTGTCAAG ACGAGAATGCAGGCATTGACTCCTGGTccaggaggaggaggaggtgtGGGAGAAGTGTTGTCCCGAATGATACGACAAGAAGGTGTATTAAGGCCAATTAGAGGTGTCAGCGCAGTGGTTGCCGGTGCCGGTCCTGCGCATGCTTTATACTTTTCTTGCTACGAGTGTCTTAAAGAAAAGTTCAAGAGTACGAGATCTCAGTTCAATCATCTTGTCTACGGGGCGGCTGGTTGCGTAGCAACAGTTCTGCATGACGGTGTCATGAACCCAGCGGAAG TGGTTAAACAACGATTGCAGATGTACAATTCCCCTTATAGGAATGTGTTGAGTTGTATACAACACGTGTATCAGAAAGAAGGGATATTTGCATTCTACAGGAGTTACACGACTCAATTGGCTATGAATGTGCCTTTTCAGAGTATTCATTTTATCTCTTATGAATTCGTGCAATCCATTACAAATCCAGAGCACGCTTACAATCCAATAGCACATATCGTATCTG GTGCAACAGCAGGTGCAATTGCGGCCGCTGCAACAACCCCTCTGGATGTTTGCAAGACAGTGCTGAACACACAGCAGGACGGCGTGCACGCTCAAGGCATGATAGATGCATTTAAACAGGTCTATAGGTTCGGCGGGGTACAGGGATACTTTCGTGGACTACGCGCACGTGTCTTATTCCAAGCACCAGCCACCGCTATCTGTTGGGTGAT ATACGAGTCATTCAAGTATGCATTACGGGGCAAGCAAGATGATGACTATAGCGACTCCGAGCTTGACAACGGTATGAGCGGAATTAATCAGAACCCGACGCTCGCATCAAGATCCAACAGTTTTCAAGGCGCAGGTCTGTACTTTAACAACCACGCCTCGCCGCCCGTGTTACTCAAAGTGACTACGAGTTAg
- the LOC139807943 gene encoding mitoferrin-2 isoform X4 — protein MQFDLITTRMQALTPGPGGGGGVGEVLSRMIRQEGVLRPIRGVSAVVAGAGPAHALYFSCYECLKEKFKSTRSQFNHLVYGAAGCVATVLHDGVMNPAEVVKQRLQMYNSPYRNVLSCIQHVYQKEGIFAFYRSYTTQLAMNVPFQSIHFISYEFVQSITNPEHAYNPIAHIVSGATAGAIAAAATTPLDVCKTVLNTQQDGVHAQGMIDAFKQVYRFGGVQGYFRGLRARVLFQAPATAICWVIYESFKYALRGKQDDDYSDSELDNGMSGINQNPTLASRSNSFQGAGLYFNNHASPPVLLKVTTS, from the exons ATGCAATTTGATTTGATTACC ACGAGAATGCAGGCATTGACTCCTGGTccaggaggaggaggaggtgtGGGAGAAGTGTTGTCCCGAATGATACGACAAGAAGGTGTATTAAGGCCAATTAGAGGTGTCAGCGCAGTGGTTGCCGGTGCCGGTCCTGCGCATGCTTTATACTTTTCTTGCTACGAGTGTCTTAAAGAAAAGTTCAAGAGTACGAGATCTCAGTTCAATCATCTTGTCTACGGGGCGGCTGGTTGCGTAGCAACAGTTCTGCATGACGGTGTCATGAACCCAGCGGAAG TGGTTAAACAACGATTGCAGATGTACAATTCCCCTTATAGGAATGTGTTGAGTTGTATACAACACGTGTATCAGAAAGAAGGGATATTTGCATTCTACAGGAGTTACACGACTCAATTGGCTATGAATGTGCCTTTTCAGAGTATTCATTTTATCTCTTATGAATTCGTGCAATCCATTACAAATCCAGAGCACGCTTACAATCCAATAGCACATATCGTATCTG GTGCAACAGCAGGTGCAATTGCGGCCGCTGCAACAACCCCTCTGGATGTTTGCAAGACAGTGCTGAACACACAGCAGGACGGCGTGCACGCTCAAGGCATGATAGATGCATTTAAACAGGTCTATAGGTTCGGCGGGGTACAGGGATACTTTCGTGGACTACGCGCACGTGTCTTATTCCAAGCACCAGCCACCGCTATCTGTTGGGTGAT ATACGAGTCATTCAAGTATGCATTACGGGGCAAGCAAGATGATGACTATAGCGACTCCGAGCTTGACAACGGTATGAGCGGAATTAATCAGAACCCGACGCTCGCATCAAGATCCAACAGTTTTCAAGGCGCAGGTCTGTACTTTAACAACCACGCCTCGCCGCCCGTGTTACTCAAAGTGACTACGAGTTAg
- the LOC139807942 gene encoding uncharacterized protein, which translates to MGMWTKEHEVLKSHLHSDILALGEGELKKFQAEIEAATQRKLRDEFAEERHMLEAEKRFAVRRNADEIHARYEEYFRFAQQELEEKLQVELRDTDEKRNKELQKAIVKARIDTTHDVLRKIRPQINLIVTSLYNEFEQIHRAQREKMIADFNKIMRKQYLKQDVRIREIEKKKMEELHVQRRELEIQNVMNIIYIFCMEKLRCSSQLQAVQKHFEERSINHLESRNVPELFGPIKGRALGLQSQFHKLSSALYTPGRTVSLSQVLQRTMARLSYVVLIIAMNVLMCVLAEEETYPQKYAEFDVQGMLRNDDSREEHVKCYMQTGPCTEEQRLMSEMFGEAIQTDCKKCADGHKAILTQVRDYWLKNQPEVWQKIVVKSKDYVKKN; encoded by the exons ATGGGAATGTGGACAAAAGAACATGAAGTTCTTAAGTCACACTTGCACAGCGACATTCTAG CGTTGGGCGAAGGTGAGCTGAAGAAATTTCAGGCGGAGATTGAAGCGGCGACACAGAGGAAGCTGAGGGATGAGTTTGCGGAAGAACGTCATATGCTCGAGGCTGAAAAGAGATTTGCTGTTAGACGCAACGCAGATGAAATTCATGCGAGATACGAAGAGTATTTCAGATTTGCACAGCAAGAGTTGGAGGAGAAGTTGCAG GTTGAGTTGAGGGATACAGATGAGAAACGCAACAAGGAACTGCAAAAGGCCATCGTAAAAGCGCGAATAGATACAACGCACGACGTGTTAAGAAAAATACGGCCTCAAATAAACTTGATCGTTACGTCTCTCTACAATGAGTTTGAGCAAATACATCGCGcgcaaagagaaaagatgattgctgattttaataagatcATGAG GAAACAGTATCTCAAACAGGATGTAAGAATCAGAGAAAttgagaagaagaaaatggaAGAGTTGCATGTCCAACGTCGTGAACTCGAGATACAAAatgtaatgaatattatttatattttttgcatggAAAAATTACGTTGCAGCTCGCAACTGCAAGCGGTACAGAAACATTTTGag GAAAGGTCAATAAACCATCTAGAGAGTAGGAATGTTCCAGAACTTTTTGGCCCTATAAAAGGGAGAGCTCTCGGACTGCAGTCACAGTTCCACAAGCTCTCAAGTGCACTATACACACCTGGTCGGACTGTTAGTC TGTCTCAAGTACTACAAAGAACAATGGCTCGGCTAAGCTACGTCGTGTTGATCATCGCTATGAACGTATTAATGTGCGTTCTAGCAGAGGAAGAGACATATCCTCAAAAATACGCGGAGTTCGATGTTCAAGGTATGTTGCGTAACGACGATAGCCGAGAAGAACATGTCAAATGCTACATGCAAACAGGGCCGTGCACAGAAGAACAGAGGTTGATGTCag aaatgtttggCGAAGCTATCCAAACTGACTGCAAGAAGTGTGCTGATGGGCACAAAGCAATTTTGACGCAAGTACGTGATTATTGGTTAAAGAATCAACCCGAGGTGTGGCAGAAAATAGTTGTAAAGTCTAAAGACTATGTGAAGAAGAATTAA